From a region of the Aigarchaeota archaeon genome:
- a CDS encoding ABC transporter ATP-binding protein: protein MVVKIPAIRFENVWKIYRMGSVEFPALRGVTLSIESGEFVAVVGPSGSGKSTLLHISGALDRPTKGKVFINGVDISVLNDTELSELRNRTIGFVFQAYNLIPRLTAKQNVELPLMLRGIPPNERERLAIRALELVGLASKLNNKPTELSGGEQQRVAIARAIVTDPKILLCDEPTGNLDSKSAEGVMNVIKDINKRYGSTIVVVTHNMEIAESAERIIRLRDGMVYEGA from the coding sequence ATGGTTGTAAAGATCCCTGCCATTAGATTTGAGAACGTATGGAAGATTTATCGCATGGGAAGCGTCGAATTTCCGGCACTGCGGGGCGTAACGTTGTCTATCGAAAGTGGCGAGTTTGTAGCAGTTGTTGGGCCGAGCGGTAGTGGTAAATCTACCTTGCTCCATATATCAGGAGCATTAGATAGACCAACGAAAGGTAAGGTCTTCATAAATGGTGTGGACATTTCAGTATTAAACGATACCGAGTTAAGTGAACTAAGAAATAGAACTATCGGGTTTGTATTCCAAGCATATAACCTAATTCCAAGACTGACTGCCAAACAAAACGTCGAGCTTCCGTTGATGTTGAGAGGCATTCCTCCAAATGAAAGAGAAAGGTTAGCAATTAGGGCACTCGAGTTAGTCGGGCTAGCATCGAAACTTAACAACAAGCCCACGGAACTGAGCGGAGGTGAACAGCAACGCGTGGCTATAGCTAGAGCGATAGTGACCGATCCGAAGATCCTACTATGCGATGAACCTACGGGTAATCTTGACTCGAAATCTGCAGAAGGTGTTATGAATGTTATAAAAGATATAAATAAAAGATATGGGTCCACGATCGTTGTGGTAACACACAACATGGAGATAGCAGAGTCGGCTGAGCGCATAATCAGGCTAAGGGACGGGATGGTTTATGAGGGAGCATAG
- a CDS encoding trypsin-like peptidase domain-containing protein produces MVLIDEDTITSAIEKVIPSVVNVSTIHLLQVSPFEIAPISGVGSGIVFDPNGYVMTNAHVIEAAQRINVTLYNGEVLSGEVIGKDIATDIAVIKVDRRGLQAAKLGDSSKLKVGQFVIAIGNPFGLAGGPTVTAGVISALNRSIQTRFGLMEGLVQTDAAINPGNSGGPLVNLAGEVIAITTAIVPFAQGIGFAIPINTAKRVVEDIVMVGYVRRPWLGIVGVSINPTISAYYNFPVDEGVLVYRVAPNSPAHLAGIREGDIIVAIDDENVNSIDVLKRMIESKKVGAEIEVSLVRGLSLTRIKVKLLTFRPPE; encoded by the coding sequence ATGGTTCTGATAGATGAGGATACAATAACTTCTGCCATAGAAAAAGTCATACCTTCTGTGGTAAACGTTAGCACGATCCACCTCCTTCAGGTATCTCCCTTTGAAATTGCACCTATAAGCGGTGTAGGTTCAGGAATAGTGTTCGACCCAAACGGATACGTTATGACCAATGCTCATGTAATAGAAGCGGCCCAAAGAATAAACGTTACGCTATACAACGGAGAAGTTCTAAGCGGTGAAGTTATCGGTAAAGATATAGCAACAGACATCGCAGTCATAAAGGTCGATAGGAGAGGACTACAGGCGGCTAAACTAGGAGACTCTTCGAAACTTAAAGTCGGACAATTCGTGATAGCTATAGGGAATCCGTTTGGTTTAGCAGGCGGTCCTACGGTAACCGCAGGTGTAATCAGTGCGCTGAACAGAAGCATACAGACGCGCTTTGGTTTAATGGAAGGCCTAGTTCAAACAGATGCCGCTATAAACCCAGGCAATAGCGGCGGGCCTTTAGTAAACTTAGCGGGTGAGGTTATAGCCATTACAACGGCAATAGTGCCTTTTGCTCAAGGCATAGGGTTCGCAATACCGATAAACACTGCGAAGAGAGTTGTCGAAGACATAGTGATGGTAGGTTACGTCAGAAGGCCGTGGCTCGGTATAGTGGGTGTATCAATTAATCCTACGATATCAGCGTACTATAACTTCCCGGTCGATGAAGGTGTTCTGGTCTATAGGGTAGCGCCGAATAGTCCAGCCCACTTAGCCGGTATAAGGGAAGGCGACATAATAGTTGCTATAGACGACGAAAACGTGAATTCTATTGATGTGCTAAAGAGGATGATAGAATCGAAAAAAGTTGGAGCTGAAATAGAAGTAAGCTTAGTTAGAGGTTTGAGTTTGACCAGAATAAAAGTTAAGCTTCTGACCTTCAGGCCTCCAGAGTAA
- a CDS encoding aspartate aminotransferase family protein, with translation MFQDFYEFKTQKSRVLYDEARRFLPGGVSYAIKYWEPYPIYVSRAKGSKICDVDGNEYLDFWMGHTAIIMGHAYEPVIKAAKEQLELGAHLGFCHEWEVKLAEIITKMVPSVKLFRATNSGTEANMYAIRLARAYTGKRKIAKFEGHWHGGYDALHKAVNPPLDKPASLGLTECVMSDTIVLPFNDLEGVRQKVKGEPLACIILEPVMGSNGMIPADREFLKGLRELCDELDILLIFDEVITGFRLAKGGAQEYYGVLPDITTFGKVLGGGIFPAGGFGGREDIMELLDQTKRKHYETSFHGGTYAGNPLTTRAGYTLLSELIKGEVYPKINALGEKARKGLEDIFSRYKIDAHVTGVGSLFSIHFTKEKPKDVRSAIGDTKLTKDCFYFLLRNNILCMKPSKQVFAPSAAHSEEDIEYLLSVMEDFSRRVSAQ, from the coding sequence ATGTTTCAGGACTTTTACGAATTTAAGACACAAAAGTCGCGGGTTCTTTATGACGAAGCCAGAAGGTTCCTGCCGGGAGGCGTTAGCTATGCGATAAAATACTGGGAACCTTATCCGATCTACGTCTCTAGAGCTAAAGGTAGCAAGATATGTGATGTTGACGGGAATGAGTATTTAGACTTCTGGATGGGACACACAGCAATCATAATGGGACATGCATACGAACCGGTTATCAAGGCTGCAAAAGAGCAACTTGAACTAGGTGCGCACCTCGGTTTCTGCCACGAATGGGAAGTAAAGTTGGCGGAAATTATAACGAAGATGGTTCCGAGCGTAAAGTTGTTCAGAGCTACAAATAGCGGTACTGAGGCAAACATGTACGCTATCAGGCTTGCTAGGGCGTATACGGGAAAAAGAAAGATAGCAAAGTTTGAAGGGCATTGGCATGGCGGTTACGATGCACTACATAAAGCCGTCAACCCTCCGTTAGATAAACCAGCTTCGTTAGGCCTAACCGAATGTGTTATGAGTGATACGATAGTTTTGCCGTTCAACGACCTTGAAGGTGTGAGACAAAAGGTAAAGGGTGAACCCTTAGCATGCATAATCCTGGAACCTGTTATGGGCTCCAACGGTATGATACCCGCAGATAGAGAATTCCTGAAAGGACTCAGAGAACTTTGCGACGAGCTTGACATCCTATTGATATTCGATGAGGTAATAACGGGCTTCAGGTTGGCCAAGGGTGGTGCACAAGAGTACTACGGCGTATTACCGGATATCACCACTTTTGGAAAAGTTCTCGGTGGAGGCATATTCCCCGCTGGTGGGTTTGGCGGCAGAGAAGACATCATGGAATTACTAGATCAGACGAAAAGGAAGCATTATGAAACGTCATTCCACGGCGGAACTTATGCCGGAAACCCGCTCACGACTAGGGCAGGCTATACATTGTTGAGCGAGTTAATAAAAGGCGAAGTGTATCCGAAGATAAACGCGCTTGGTGAGAAGGCCAGGAAAGGATTAGAGGATATTTTCAGCAGGTATAAGATAGATGCTCACGTTACTGGTGTGGGTTCGCTGTTTTCTATTCATTTCACGAAAGAAAAACCAAAAGACGTCAGAAGCGCGATAGGTGATACCAAGCTCACAAAAGATTGCTTTTACTTTCTGCTTAGAAATAATATCCTTTGCATGAAGCCCAGCAAGCAAGTGTTCGCACCCTCAGCAGCCCATTCTGAAGAAGATATAGAGTACTTGCTTTCAGTTATGGAGGATTTTTCGAGAAGAGTATCGGCTCAGTAA
- a CDS encoding ribbon-helix-helix domain-containing protein, which translates to MKVVTVHLPEVYLDVIDELVRRKLYPNRAEAIRTAVRDFIMEEMPASE; encoded by the coding sequence GTGAAGGTTGTAACGGTTCACCTTCCAGAGGTTTACCTTGACGTTATAGATGAGCTAGTAAGACGAAAGTTATATCCCAACAGGGCCGAGGCCATAAGAACCGCAGTTAGAGATTTCATTATGGAGGAGATGCCGGCAAGTGAGTGA